Proteins from a genomic interval of Sulfurimonas sp. HSL3-2:
- a CDS encoding methyltransferase domain-containing protein → MKKEINYSERNTMIEDKERWNIRHVEKPMPHYVAPILEKYTELANVGTALDVACGIGRNTHYLADLGFTVDAIDLSDYALGQIREDEKIIKYEVDLDFYDLEKQKYDLIININYLNRRLMAQMTEALNAKGTVIFETFIVAHDKPEKGSMNPDYLLNPNELLNAFKDLNIIYYEEKDVINLRGEEARLASLVAKKF, encoded by the coding sequence ATGAAAAAAGAGATAAACTATAGTGAAAGGAACACGATGATAGAAGATAAAGAGAGATGGAATATTAGACATGTAGAAAAACCGATGCCTCATTATGTGGCACCGATACTTGAGAAATATACAGAGCTGGCTAATGTCGGCACAGCGCTCGACGTAGCATGCGGAATAGGGCGCAACACACACTACCTGGCAGATCTGGGTTTTACGGTGGATGCGATCGATCTTTCCGATTATGCACTGGGACAGATCAGAGAAGATGAGAAGATCATCAAGTATGAGGTCGATCTGGATTTTTATGACCTTGAAAAGCAGAAGTATGATCTTATCATCAATATCAACTATCTTAACAGAAGATTGATGGCGCAGATGACAGAAGCTCTTAATGCAAAGGGGACAGTGATATTCGAGACCTTTATCGTTGCCCACGATAAGCCTGAAAAAGGGAGTATGAACCCGGATTATCTTTTAAATCCAAATGAACTTCTTAATGCATTTAAAGATCTTAATATTATCTACTATGAAGAGAAAGATGTTATCAATCTAAGAGGGGAAGAGGCGAGACTAGCCTCTTTGGTAGCTAAAAAGTTCTAA
- a CDS encoding iron-binding protein, with product MSKLYQAKHELWLSVLFASFAINDKQIKRDLYNFSTIEFRHMKWVGGDTLRSGDDYNYDRTKTLKKSGSVFEVLVHLLAELEETASLYSENVLDTRMKTDEDYMISYITTLLEDRNNNAEVTAFNMKRTYGDKHLPQDQIDALTMFLFEESYKEYELILVYAYMQARTENLTHFNVFQDLIDESHFHLQSFGEMMAKMGILALPRELHELTYKVKDIQKFVVDGIAEEEAAKEMCRTLSGAIEDDGLKRFFNFVNYQESYHIELMKRLL from the coding sequence ATGAGTAAACTATATCAGGCAAAACATGAGCTTTGGTTAAGCGTACTGTTCGCATCGTTTGCGATCAATGACAAACAGATAAAAAGAGACCTCTACAACTTCTCGACAATAGAGTTCCGTCATATGAAATGGGTCGGCGGCGATACTTTAAGAAGCGGTGATGACTATAACTACGACAGGACAAAGACTCTCAAAAAAAGCGGAAGTGTCTTTGAGGTACTCGTACATCTGCTCGCTGAACTCGAAGAGACTGCGTCACTTTATTCTGAAAATGTCTTAGACACGAGGATGAAAACTGACGAAGACTATATGATAAGCTATATAACAACGCTTCTTGAAGATAGAAATAACAATGCAGAAGTGACCGCTTTTAACATGAAAAGAACTTACGGAGATAAACATCTTCCCCAAGATCAGATCGATGCACTGACGATGTTCCTGTTTGAAGAGTCTTATAAAGAGTATGAACTTATTTTAGTCTATGCTTACATGCAGGCACGCACAGAGAATCTGACTCACTTCAATGTCTTTCAAGACCTTATAGACGAGTCGCATTTTCACCTGCAGTCTTTTGGAGAGATGATGGCAAAAATGGGTATCTTAGCCCTGCCTAGAGAGCTTCACGAGCTGACATATAAGGTAAAAGATATCCAGAAGTTCGTAGTTGACGGCATCGCCGAAGAGGAAGCTGCAAAAGAGATGTGCAGAACGCTTTCAGGTGCCATAGAAGATGACGGTTTAAAAAGATTTTTTAACTTTGTAAACTATCAGGAAAGTTACCATATCGAGCTTATGAAAAGACTATTATAA
- a CDS encoding iron-sulfur cluster assembly scaffold protein encodes MFENVKMPEGMNPEVLEHLMAPKNYGKLDDTSGVGIGVDEKTGEYVIFYIKTEGDIIEDVRYATNGCQDTVVVGSMFSEMIKTQNIDYGKKAIAKMELKLGGLTPKQRICTDMVLEAFVASLINRENLLRGEKEEVHIIKMKDSCEVESE; translated from the coding sequence ATGTTTGAAAATGTAAAAATGCCTGAAGGTATGAATCCAGAGGTCTTAGAGCACCTTATGGCTCCAAAAAACTACGGAAAACTTGATGATACCAGCGGTGTCGGCATCGGTGTTGATGAAAAGACGGGAGAGTATGTCATCTTTTATATAAAGACCGAAGGTGACATCATAGAAGATGTCAGATACGCAACAAACGGCTGTCAGGATACCGTAGTCGTAGGTTCTATGTTCAGCGAGATGATAAAAACGCAAAACATAGACTACGGCAAAAAAGCGATAGCGAAAATGGAGTTGAAACTCGGTGGTCTTACTCCAAAACAGAGGATATGTACGGATATGGTGCTTGAAGCGTTCGTAGCTTCGCTTATTAACCGTGAGAACCTGCTTCGCGGAGAGAAAGAGGAAGTCCATATCATCAAGATGAAAGACAGCTGCGAGGTAGAATCAGAATGA
- a CDS encoding YgiQ family radical SAM protein, with protein sequence MSKRQSNKNNQSDTYKFTQKDFLPTTKAEMDALGWKQCDVILVSGDAYIDSPFIGVAMVGRMLQRMGYKVGIIGQPDINSDTDIKRLGEPRLYWGVSGGSVDSMVSNYTATKKFRNSDDYTPGGVNNKRPDRAVLVYCNLIRRYFKDTAPIVLGGIEASLRRITHYDYWSNKLRKPILFDAKADALIYGMGEIALQELTEAIDKGKDYNDIRGVCYISKEPKEEYIQLPSHTECLQNKERYIDMFDDFYDNNDPISARGLCEEVDGRYLIQNPPCDYLTEEEMDANSNLPFTRELHPYHAKEGKVKCLETIKFSIMTHHGCWGECNFCAIGVHQGRTIRTRSEENILNEAKEFNRYKDYKGIISDVGGPTANMYGYECNKKLKLGTCDHQRCVDADHLCKSMKVDHSRNINLLRRVREVEGVRKAFVASGVRYDLINADKKHGYSYLKEMVRHHISGQMKVAPEHTQQNVLELMGKPGKQELVEFKKLYDKLNKEEGKKQFLTYYLIAAHPGCTEKDMHELKRFTSEELKMNPEQAQVFTPTPGTYSAVMYYTEMDPKTRKKIFVEKDTLKKEKQKSIVVAKDGFKSGFAS encoded by the coding sequence ATGAGTAAAAGACAATCAAACAAAAATAACCAATCAGACACTTATAAATTTACACAAAAAGATTTTTTACCTACGACAAAAGCCGAGATGGATGCTCTTGGATGGAAGCAGTGCGACGTCATTCTTGTAAGCGGGGATGCCTACATCGACTCACCGTTTATCGGAGTCGCAATGGTCGGCAGGATGCTGCAGCGTATGGGCTACAAAGTAGGTATCATCGGTCAGCCTGATATCAACAGCGATACCGATATAAAAAGACTTGGAGAACCTCGTCTTTACTGGGGTGTAAGCGGAGGAAGCGTAGACAGTATGGTGAGTAACTATACTGCGACAAAAAAGTTTAGAAACTCCGATGACTACACACCCGGCGGTGTCAATAACAAGCGTCCGGACCGTGCAGTATTAGTGTACTGTAACCTTATCCGCCGTTACTTTAAAGATACTGCACCAATCGTACTCGGCGGTATAGAAGCGAGTCTTAGACGTATCACTCATTATGACTATTGGTCGAACAAACTTCGTAAACCTATCCTTTTTGATGCCAAGGCCGACGCGCTGATATACGGGATGGGAGAGATAGCTTTACAGGAGTTGACAGAGGCGATAGACAAGGGAAAGGATTACAACGATATCCGCGGGGTATGCTATATCTCAAAAGAGCCAAAAGAGGAGTATATCCAGCTTCCCTCACACACAGAATGTCTGCAAAACAAAGAGCGTTATATAGATATGTTCGATGATTTTTATGACAATAATGACCCGATCTCGGCAAGAGGACTCTGCGAAGAGGTCGATGGCAGATACCTGATCCAAAATCCTCCGTGCGATTACTTGACGGAAGAGGAGATGGATGCAAACTCGAACCTTCCTTTTACAAGAGAACTGCATCCCTACCATGCAAAAGAGGGGAAGGTCAAATGTCTTGAAACCATAAAGTTTTCCATTATGACGCATCACGGTTGCTGGGGTGAGTGTAACTTCTGTGCCATAGGCGTGCATCAGGGCAGGACGATCCGAACACGCTCGGAAGAGAACATCTTAAATGAAGCAAAAGAGTTTAACAGGTATAAAGATTACAAAGGGATCATAAGCGATGTCGGAGGTCCGACTGCGAACATGTATGGTTATGAGTGTAACAAAAAGCTCAAACTAGGGACTTGTGATCATCAGCGCTGTGTGGATGCCGATCATCTGTGTAAATCTATGAAAGTCGACCATAGCCGTAATATAAACCTTTTAAGACGTGTACGTGAAGTCGAAGGCGTACGTAAAGCGTTCGTGGCTTCAGGGGTAAGATATGACCTTATAAACGCAGATAAAAAACATGGATACAGCTACTTAAAAGAGATGGTCAGACATCATATCTCGGGACAGATGAAAGTCGCTCCGGAACACACGCAGCAAAATGTACTAGAACTTATGGGAAAACCGGGTAAGCAGGAACTTGTCGAGTTTAAAAAGCTTTATGACAAGTTAAACAAGGAAGAGGGCAAAAAGCAGTTTTTGACCTACTACCTTATAGCCGCACATCCGGGATGTACTGAAAAAGACATGCATGAGCTTAAACGCTTTACAAGCGAAGAGCTGAAGATGAATCCTGAGCAAGCGCAGGTGTTTACTCCGACTCCGGGAACATACAGTGCAGTGATGTACTATACCGAGATGGATCCAAAAACACGCAAAAAAATATTTGTGGAGAAAGATACTCTTAAAAAAGAGAAGCAAAAGAGTATAGTAGTGGCAAAAGATGGCTTTAAAAGCGGTTTTGCTTCATAA
- a CDS encoding EAL domain-containing protein: MAAESCKNLELETLQEVTITEQEFESILNLQSVILEMLALGKDSVVILDKLCNLAEALLPNSVASIMLVDTKTGLLNVLAAPSVPQSGHQALAGLKPGADGGSCGNAVFSNQPTFVGDTFNDPKWKDIRKVAYDFNLRSCWSMPVRNEENNPIATFALSSFEKRMPSPFHKKLLGTAAAIVNIVLKNEDQKKIILEKEKKINLFTTALKNTSEGFYITDKENNILEINDSFTKIMGYTKEDVIGKNPKILSSDKHDKKYFEEMWRSIIEDKHYAGEVINKKKNGELITQWMSINPIYNENDELQNYVAVFTDISKLKESEAKIEYLAYHDPLTSCYNKLYLEDRLEGENPDNRSLILLNVDNFSYVNLSYGFDIGDKLLVGISNELKEICKESQIFRINSDEFALLCDSTADVKASIEKIRTHFNRVSFYIDNININVSFSYGASYDGNCSLQNSALALKQAKESGKNRFYIFSKDDTNIDVNKRENFVKYNNILHEAIEFGYLVPYFQGIRDNRTGEIVKYESLVRIIKDDEVIPPFQFLQTAKLSGMLPDITKIMIDKSFAVMASNDYTFSINITEDDLDLDYLEKYLQEKSQEYGIAPQRITLEMLEGMSSTGKRDHIRQLNALKRDGYLLAIDDFGAEYSNFERVLDLDIDFLKIDARYIKNIDIDNKSYEITKSIVYFAKNAGIPCIAEFVHNENVQDIIEKLGIEYSQGFLFSEPSETIG, from the coding sequence ATGGCTGCAGAATCTTGTAAAAACTTAGAACTTGAGACACTGCAAGAGGTCACTATAACAGAACAGGAATTTGAGAGTATCTTAAATCTGCAGTCTGTTATATTGGAGATGCTGGCACTCGGTAAAGATTCTGTAGTAATTTTAGATAAACTTTGTAATCTTGCAGAAGCACTTCTTCCTAATTCCGTAGCCTCTATTATGCTGGTAGATACCAAGACAGGGCTTTTAAATGTTTTAGCTGCTCCAAGTGTCCCACAAAGCGGTCATCAAGCATTAGCAGGTTTAAAACCGGGAGCTGACGGCGGATCATGCGGCAATGCCGTTTTTTCAAATCAACCTACCTTTGTCGGCGATACTTTTAATGATCCTAAATGGAAAGATATAAGAAAAGTAGCCTATGATTTTAATCTTCGTTCATGCTGGTCTATGCCGGTCAGAAATGAAGAAAATAACCCTATAGCGACATTTGCACTTTCTTCATTTGAAAAGAGGATGCCTTCACCTTTTCATAAAAAACTGCTTGGAACTGCAGCAGCTATTGTCAATATAGTCCTCAAAAATGAAGATCAGAAAAAGATCATCCTTGAAAAAGAGAAAAAGATCAATCTTTTTACGACCGCCCTGAAAAACACATCCGAAGGGTTCTATATCACTGATAAAGAGAATAATATTTTAGAGATAAACGATTCTTTTACCAAAATCATGGGATATACAAAAGAGGATGTTATCGGCAAAAATCCAAAAATATTATCATCAGACAAGCATGATAAAAAATACTTTGAAGAGATGTGGAGAAGTATCATAGAAGATAAACATTATGCAGGTGAAGTCATAAATAAAAAGAAAAACGGCGAGCTGATCACCCAGTGGATGAGTATTAATCCGATTTATAATGAAAATGACGAACTTCAAAACTATGTTGCTGTCTTTACGGATATATCCAAACTCAAAGAGTCTGAGGCAAAGATAGAGTACTTGGCATATCATGACCCTTTGACATCTTGTTACAATAAACTCTATTTAGAAGATAGACTCGAAGGAGAAAATCCCGATAACCGTTCGTTGATCCTTTTAAATGTAGATAACTTCAGTTATGTCAATCTTTCTTACGGATTTGATATAGGGGATAAACTTTTAGTCGGTATATCAAATGAACTCAAAGAGATATGTAAAGAATCTCAAATATTCAGGATCAACTCTGATGAGTTTGCACTTCTTTGTGACAGTACGGCTGATGTCAAAGCTAGTATCGAGAAGATAAGGACACATTTTAACAGAGTGTCGTTTTATATAGACAATATCAACATCAACGTCTCATTTAGCTATGGAGCTTCGTATGACGGTAACTGCTCTCTACAAAACTCCGCTTTGGCATTAAAACAGGCAAAAGAGAGCGGTAAAAACAGGTTTTATATATTTAGTAAAGACGACACGAATATAGATGTAAATAAAAGAGAGAACTTTGTTAAATATAACAATATCCTTCATGAAGCTATAGAGTTTGGATATTTAGTGCCATACTTTCAAGGGATAAGGGATAACAGAACAGGTGAGATAGTCAAGTATGAATCACTTGTAAGAATTATAAAAGATGATGAAGTGATACCGCCTTTTCAGTTTTTACAAACGGCAAAACTTTCAGGGATGCTTCCTGACATCACGAAGATCATGATAGACAAAAGCTTTGCTGTTATGGCATCAAATGATTACACATTTTCGATAAATATCACGGAAGATGACTTGGATTTGGATTATCTTGAAAAGTATCTGCAGGAAAAATCACAAGAGTATGGTATCGCTCCCCAGAGAATTACTTTAGAGATGCTTGAAGGAATGAGCTCCACGGGTAAAAGAGATCATATAAGACAGTTGAATGCTTTAAAAAGAGACGGTTATCTTCTTGCTATAGACGACTTTGGTGCAGAGTATTCCAACTTTGAGAGAGTACTTGATCTTGATATCGACTTCTTAAAGATAGATGCGAGATATATTAAAAATATCGATATAGATAATAAAAGTTATGAGATTACTAAGTCGATAGTCTATTTTGCAAAAAATGCAGGTATCCCGTGTATTGCAGAGTTTGTTCACAATGAAAATGTTCAAGATATAATTGAAAAGCTAGGGATTGAATACTCTCAAGGTTTTCTGTTTAGCGAGCCTAGCGAGACTATAGGTTAA
- a CDS encoding PAS domain-containing protein: protein MNSNPKEIKLSNVLSIYSRTDLKGNITYCNSYFTEVSGYTEKELIGSPHNIIRHPDMPKVIFKLMWERLRQNKDILAVVKNRSKNGDYYWVTTLFETKYHPFEKRPEGYLAIRQAAPKKAVEAVIPLYKKLLQIEHRDGIRASEEYLLNYFKEKNTDYDTYMKELVEYKGIGAKFFDSMRKMFG, encoded by the coding sequence ATGAACAGTAATCCTAAAGAGATCAAGCTCAGCAATGTTTTGTCCATCTACAGCAGAACAGACCTAAAGGGCAATATCACCTATTGCAACAGCTATTTCACGGAGGTTTCCGGATATACCGAAAAAGAACTTATCGGTTCACCTCATAACATCATCAGACATCCAGACATGCCAAAAGTGATATTTAAGTTGATGTGGGAAAGACTAAGACAGAACAAAGATATCTTGGCAGTAGTAAAAAATCGATCAAAAAACGGCGATTATTACTGGGTCACTACTCTCTTTGAAACAAAATACCACCCTTTTGAGAAAAGACCGGAAGGTTATCTGGCTATCAGACAAGCAGCCCCTAAAAAAGCCGTCGAAGCCGTTATACCTCTTTATAAAAAACTGCTACAGATCGAACATAGAGATGGGATAAGAGCTTCTGAAGAGTATCTTTTGAACTATTTTAAAGAGAAAAACACGGATTATGATACTTATATGAAAGAACTTGTCGAGTACAAAGGTATTGGAGCAAAATTCTTTGACTCGATGAGGAAGATGTTTGGTTAA
- the ychF gene encoding redox-regulated ATPase YchF — MGLAIGLVGLPNVGKSTTFNALTKAQNAEAANYPFCTIEPNKAIVPVPDARLNELSKIVNPERVQHSTLDFVDIAGLVKGASKGEGLGNKFLSNIRETEVILQIVRCFEDENIVHTEGNIDPLRDIDIIENELILADIEALSNRIQRLQKQAKADKGAKALVDFADTLMEFLADGKLARNFPEADSEMFHELNRDLRLLTAKEIMYGANVDEDGLLEDNEYVKAVKEHANAQNCEVLKLCAKIEEELVGLEEDEAQEFLQDLGVEESGLAQIIRKGFDKLGLMSYFTAGVKEVRAWTIRKNTTAPKAAAVIHNDFEKGFIRAEVIAYDDYIACGGEAKAKEAGKMRLEGKEYIVQDGDVMHFRFNV; from the coding sequence ATGGGATTAGCAATAGGTCTAGTAGGACTACCAAACGTAGGAAAATCAACAACTTTCAATGCTTTAACAAAAGCTCAAAATGCAGAAGCTGCAAACTATCCATTTTGTACAATAGAACCAAATAAAGCTATCGTTCCTGTACCGGATGCCCGTCTTAACGAACTTTCAAAAATAGTCAATCCTGAGCGTGTACAACACTCTACACTTGACTTTGTCGATATCGCAGGTCTTGTTAAAGGTGCAAGTAAAGGTGAGGGTCTGGGAAATAAATTTTTATCAAACATCCGCGAGACTGAGGTGATCCTACAGATCGTCAGATGTTTTGAAGATGAGAACATCGTCCATACAGAGGGAAATATCGATCCTCTACGCGATATAGATATCATCGAAAACGAACTTATCCTTGCCGATATCGAAGCTCTTTCAAACAGAATCCAGCGTCTTCAAAAACAAGCAAAAGCAGACAAAGGCGCAAAAGCTTTGGTCGACTTTGCAGACACGTTAATGGAGTTCCTGGCTGACGGAAAACTGGCTCGTAACTTCCCTGAAGCAGACAGTGAGATGTTTCATGAACTCAACAGAGACCTAAGACTCCTTACGGCAAAAGAGATCATGTACGGAGCAAATGTCGATGAAGACGGTCTTCTTGAAGACAATGAGTATGTCAAAGCGGTAAAAGAGCACGCAAACGCTCAAAACTGTGAAGTATTAAAGCTTTGTGCAAAGATCGAAGAGGAACTTGTAGGTCTTGAAGAAGATGAAGCACAAGAGTTCTTACAAGATCTCGGTGTCGAAGAGTCGGGACTTGCACAGATCATCAGAAAAGGATTTGATAAACTAGGACTGATGAGTTACTTCACAGCAGGTGTAAAAGAGGTCCGTGCTTGGACCATCCGTAAAAATACGACTGCTCCAAAAGCAGCTGCAGTTATTCATAACGATTTTGAAAAAGGTTTTATCCGTGCAGAAGTTATCGCATATGACGATTACATAGCGTGCGGCGGCGAAGCAAAAGCAAAAGAAGCAGGAAAGATGCGTTTAGAAGGAAAAGAGTACATCGTACAAGACGGCGATGTCATGCACTTCAGATTTAACGTTTAA
- a CDS encoding host attachment protein, translated as MSTKLIIVADLQHFKFYTSKVDPLGRESLELVEGSDSLLIHQRLREKVSDRHGNFQSVSGSGFGEDHNLGLEEERRRIKEIAQEINNVLKEQGDKSWYFAAPKAINNQVVELLDPSVKKSMSINLQADLTNIPVTDLLGHFKK; from the coding sequence ATGTCAACAAAACTTATTATTGTCGCTGATTTACAACATTTTAAATTTTATACAAGTAAAGTCGATCCGCTTGGAAGAGAGTCGTTAGAATTAGTGGAGGGGAGTGACAGTCTTTTGATCCATCAAAGACTGCGTGAAAAAGTCTCTGACCGTCACGGGAATTTCCAAAGTGTAAGCGGAAGCGGTTTTGGAGAGGATCATAATCTAGGTTTGGAGGAAGAACGCCGCAGGATCAAAGAGATCGCTCAAGAGATAAATAACGTACTAAAAGAGCAGGGTGACAAATCCTGGTACTTTGCAGCACCAAAAGCTATCAATAATCAGGTAGTAGAACTATTGGATCCGAGCGTTAAAAAAAGTATGAGTATTAATCTTCAGGCGGATCTGACAAATATCCCTGTAACAGACCTGCTGGGACATTTTAAAAAATAG